The genomic region GCACGACATTTATATTATGGAGAAACTGACTTACACTTTAAGATTAGAAACGGAGAAATTTGAGAATATATTGAAAGATGGGCTGGATTTGGTAAAACCGTTATTAtcctgcaaaataaataaatctgaaatgGTTTGTTCTATTTTGTCATTTGGATTTAATAACGCTGCTGTCGTTGTTATAAAAGGTTTTAGAGTTGGTTCAGTCTACATAACAATTACTGTTATCAAAAGTCAGTGACACGTATTTTAATTAGCTATTTTGAGTCATAGTTTTCATCCCTACTGAACTCGTTTATCAAGttattaatataaaatatagaagCTAAATAGAGGAAATGGACTAGCCTGGCAGCCGGACTGGTACTCTCTGTATATTTAGTATAGGAAAAGCCTATAGTCTTGACTAAACATGCACAGTACTGACTGTTGTCCTTTTCTTTTCTAGGGTGCCAAAAAGCCTTTCACAGAAGTCATCAGGGCTAACATTGGAGATGCTCACGCGATGGGTCAGAAGCCAATTACATTCTTGAGACAGGTTTGGTCACTTTTTATCAGTTGTATGATCATATTTATTGCTGATCCTTATTTATTGTAAACACTAAAATAACCTGTCCGGGATCACTCCAGAAGAGGCGCACTTTCAAACTTGTGTAAATAGAAAATGCTTCCTATGTTTCAGGTTAAAATTCCCTTCACTGTCTCTTTACTCCAAACAGAAACAATTGGTACTGGGCTACTCAGTTTACCTTTCTGTGGTCATAATTTAATGCCTCGTTAGTTCTAAGTACAATTACAAGACACTGCTGGCCCCTCGGATCAGCTGGGACGAGTCTCCTGGTGGTTCCTTGAGTCTGGGCCAAACATGGTCAAGCCTCATTTGGTTTATGTGTATCCCAAATGTGGAATTCATTACCGGAAAATCTGCGCTTTGAAACAAGGtctaatattttaaattgaaattaaaGACGCATCTTTTTAATATAGCCTTTATATGAATTCATGGGTAGCTTTTCCATTAATTATTCAGTTattgatatgaacattttaacagttttaacTGATTTTTCTGTAAATTCATATTCTCTTTGCTCTAAATTATGTGAACTTTCTCATATTGTTGTGATTTTACTTCTGCGTAATGCactttgagttgtttttgtgcATGAAATGTGCTCTATAAGTAAAATCGATGAACTACTAGAGTAAAAATCCAGTTACTTTTGCATTCCCAGGTCCTTGCTCTGTGCGCGTATCCCGACCTCCTGGAAGACAATAAATTCCCAGAAGATGCCAAACAGAGAGCGAGGCGGATTCTTGCAGCGTGTGGGGGCCAAAGCATAGGTCAGACAACGCCCCTTAAATCCACCAACCACATCCCTCTCTACATCACTAGTCTCTGTTGGTCCACTGACTAATAATTACCTTGGACACGGAGCTCATGTTGTTTGAATCAAAGTACACTGCACCTGTGTCGTAGGAGCGTACAGTGCCAGCCCGGGCATCGAGTGCATACGTCAGGATGTGTCCCGTTACAttgagaagagagatggaggaatcCCATCCAACCCTGACAACATCTACCTCTCCACTGGGGCCAGCGACGCCATTGTGGTACGAGGCATAAAAATGAACAAGAATccatttaaagtgcacatgacagcagtttgtttgtttgtttttatacttgGTTTACTGGGTCGctgcctgtggtaaatattatattacactattttctgatctgtgtaatgtttcctcatcacaaacagacctggagttgtgttttgtttcattcacacatgtttaacacacaaactctgcatatttaggctgtattCTTCTCTCAGAACAGACAGAAAAGGCTtggttccactttgtgatgtcatgtggtaatacaggaagtgctccactgtgtttttaaactccacacaccttcactagaatcatttggaaataccaggtctgaaatcagccaatctctactgaactaaaggtaaaagttagccGTTACTTTAAAgattaccgcttcatgacatcacaagctggaacagaacattttgagctttggagatgtagacggataataaagagttactcaaacatctgtgaatgaaatgatacaaaacacaactacaggtatgtatttgaggaggtaacaacattataacatgcccTAAAACTAACAAGAGTTTATTTGTGGGAAATGCAGAAAATTACAACCAAAATGCAGGAGCAATATTTAGTAAAaccttaaatgtttttgttacctttgtttttgtgtaatgtTTAGCCTAACCTGTCATCTGCACTTTAATTTTTAATCCCCTTTTTTTATTCCCATTGAGTTAATATTAAACTGATAGTACCTGGCTCATCTGTAATGTTGCAACACCCTCCGAACTTTATAAGATTTATGTGACACACAGATATAATTATGAACTAGAACCGTCCTTAGTTTCGCTGTGTCTCAGTGTaataaaaactaatatttatctctctctttaatCATGAgcacatttattcatttcattgaCCTATTTGCAgtcttgatgtttttatttttacttttaaaatttcACCAGCATCATATTGAATTGACaatctgggggaaaaaaagcacatCTTCATGATCTGACCACCAGTATCCACCATATATCACCAGTTTGAGTGCATCCCAATATAACTGCTCTTATTCCAATGTTCACGTCGCTGGGGAGTTAAAGTGTGTACATACTGGGTGTGACTGGACAAATGTTTCCtctatgtaattatttatttatgaacagCTGTCACCTTGTCAAACAACTTTcagctttttttcccctctatCTTTATCTATACAGAGACACCCAATGCGGACACTTACACACTTTTTCCATGGGTGTCCTgttcacaatacaaacaaaaaactataagTATATTTGTTTACAGAGGGTTGCATTAAAAGCATCCttacaaacaacacaatatctTATCCTTCTTATCTTGTAAATAAATCTTGTACCTGTTCAgatgtgtacaaacatgttctgaagcgCATTAtgtgattcttggattagttcatcagttcatatttcattcttctctcaaactgtaatGCTGCTGGTGTTGTTTTATAATGTGCACTctaaacagaatcctacttttgaAACATATATTGGAAAATCTGaccacaatattgttaaaaaaaattgcaacTGGACTTTTCTTTTCTCAAAATAATGCTAAATAATGGCTTAATAGAGTCTCTTATTCGTGATTTGTTTCCACTTTCTTTGCAGACCATCCTGAAGCTGCTGATTTGTGGGGAGGGTCGCGGACGTACCGGCGTGATGATCTCTATCCCTCAGTACCCGCTTTACTCCGCGGCTCTGGCAGACTTGGGCGCAGTGCAGATCAATTATTACCTGGATGAAGACAAGTGCTGGAGTCTTGACGTGAACGAACTTAAGAGAGCCATTAACGAGGCCAGACAGCACTGTAACCCACGCGTCCTCTGCATCATTAACCCTGGAAACCCCACAGGTAGCACGAGGGAGCaattaaacaatttaaaagCAGCACACGCCTTTTTCGAGTATCCATAATCTCTGTGTCACAGGTCAAGTACAGAGTAGAGAGTGCATTGAACAAGTCATTCGGTTTGCCAAAGAAGAGAACCTTTTCCTTATGGCCGATGAGGTAATTCACAATAGGCTCTATGCACAGCAGTGctctagctcactgtgtctcaaaactAACggtcactttttaaaaaataatcagaACACATAAAATAACCtactaaaattcaaattaattaaaaagtctATCCAGTaatttttatatgtaaaaaactTCACTTTGTAgcgttgttttaatatttattatgcctcaaaattagcatccCTCTATCTAAATGcagaagtgtcctccagtgaagtattaattttatttgtgtagtttttaacataatattagtgacatccacccacagctccctgtccattgCCTTATCTTTAAGTATTTATCAGCTTTTAGTGCAACTCGGCAAAAATCTCAGAGGAACAACtgcacaggaagtagtgacgctaacagtgaggttgcacAGAGCTTATTAACCAGCAGCTCCTAGCCACATTGGATACTTAACAgcaatataacaaaaaacaacaaactgactCATAAAAgctgcacgatgtaacttttctggtggcggtccaccatttgcttgtctccatagagatgattCATAATGCAGCATTCAtcacatcttgcatttatttcattacggGTGTTCTTACCTAGAAAaaggcattcttactgtgagcaaggtcgcctctccacagatctcactgCTTGTGTTCATgaagaagttattgctttgttttgaatgttacacagtatggcattaaacctatacatcaccatggagacaagcagactcTGAAAAAGTGACATGGTATAATAAGGGCCGCTTTATAAAGTTACACTAACATTATCTGTGTCTGtttaaattagtatttttttgtatttttgtaggtCTACCAGGACAATGTGTACGCAGATGGTTGCAAATTCCACTCTTTTAAAAAGGTATTATTTGAGATGGGACCTGAATACTCGAGTACTGTGGAGTTGGCCTCGTTTCATTCCACCTCCAAATGTTACATGGGCGAGTAAGTTACAAGGACACAACTgggaaatgtcttcactttgaGCCAGAGGAATAACAATCTTTTACATTGAACAGGTGCGGGTTTAGGGGAGGATACATGGAGGTTATAAATATGGACCCTGATGTCAAGACCCAGCTCACAAAACTAGTGTCAGTCCGATTGTGCCCCccagtccctggacaggctctTCTGGACCTGGTGGTTAACCCTCCACAGCCCGACGAACCCTCATACAACACTTTTATCAAGGTCAGAGTAACAAACACTTCACCAGCACTACAGGTGACCCTGCTCTGATTGTGACTTAATGTGTGTCACAATTATAATCATATGTGTGTTACACAACTCTAGTAATATTTACAGTTGAACACATGCCTTGGTGTTGATAACTTATCTGTGTAACCAGCACAAGAGGACCGCAGATGACCTCAACAGTCAATAATGACCTTTTTGGACTCTCCTGATACAAACACTTTTAGCACTAGTGCTACTATGGGTGCACAGAAACACAGTAactaaaaaatatttacagCACAATGCACTTTTGTATGTTTCCCTCACAGGAGCGGACAGCGGTGTTAGCAGCCCTAGCAGAAAAAGCCAGAATGACTGAAGAAATGTTCAATACTATTCCAGGATTTACCTGTAACCCTGTACAGGGGGCTATGTACACCTTCCCACGTATCTCACTACCCGCAAAGGCCATTGACAAGGCCAAGGTAAGCAACACAATCTTTGTAGATATCCTTTTAAAAAAAGCATTCCTAAACACAATACCATGTGGCCTGTAGGAAGAGGGTAAGGTGCCGGACATGTATTACTGTATGAGGCtgttggaggaggagggaatCTGCCTTGTGCCTGGGAGCGGCTTTGGACAAAGAGACGGAACGTACCACTTCAGGTCTGTGAAAGTTCGTGCATTATGCATCTGAATTCAAAGATGATTTGTAACTGATAAGGATTGTAACATGTGCACAGGATGACCATTCTGCCACCTGCCGAGAAGCTCAAGATTGTGCTTGATAAGATAAAAAACTTTCATATTCGGTTCACAGAAGAATTCTCCTAATCCAGAGTCCTCCAACCTCATGTCTGCAGTTTCAAAATCACACCGGTCAAGTGCCTTCAAATGACACTGTGGTGTCCCTCTGCCTTCGATCTAAGTATTATGGTTTTCTTAGAACGGTTTCCAATAATGACATTTCCTTCAAgcatttgatgcatcaaatgtAAAAGTCACATTATGCACATATGGAGGTCatagaaaacatttttattgtagaTAAGCTGCTGTTTATACAGCCAAGTGATGAACAAGAATGAACTGAGTTCAGTTGACTGTAAGTGCACAGTAAGACTTTAGGATACCAGTGTTATGCTAACATTAATAAAACTGTTAGAGTATGTGATGTCtcattatgttttatgtcaattaTGACAAGAATAAGATTTGAGTGCCGGCCTTCAAAGCAGCCacactattttattaaaaagactTCAGTGCATACATGCCTTTATGAACAGAGGAAAGCTGAATCTCTTGGAATGAACATTGAACAGAAACTAAAATGATGACTGGTCATCGCAGTAACACCTGTGCTCCCTTCACCTTTTAAAGGCCGTGTGACTGAGAAGCGCAGTAAGAGTTCATACACGCAGAGATACTTTAAAGTTCATCTTTCACCAGCTTTGTACTGTGCTTTTCTATGAACTTGCTGAGTCCCTCCACAGTCCTGTCTCCACCTTCGTGTTTCACAGGGTTCTGCTTGTTATTGCTTGGAGCAAAGTATATTGTTGGGAAACCTTCAGCTTTGTAACTTTCATTTGGCACGTCATTAGCTGTGGCGTCCATTTTGGCGATAACCAGGTTCTTCTGCCCCTTGTACTTCTTGCCCAGAGCCAGATAGTCTGGCTCCAGCTTTTTGCAGTGTCCACACCAGGGAGCATAAAACTCAATGAGGACATCCTTCTGAGGGTCCATTACAATCTCCTCAAACGTCTTCCCCACCACAACTTTCACTGGTCCCTTGTTGTTCTTTGGCAGTGGCTGTGATTTAATAATAGGCTTCAGCTTTCCTGTTgaccacaaaaacaaatgaattatAAACTAATTCAATTAGAGAGTGGCTCAGCTCAAGGTTTAAGGAGACATTTGGACATGTTTGCTGCCACCTAGTGGATTAtctaatacatttaaagatCTGATAACATTTTGTCCACAAATGCCTTTTGATTCACATAGCACCTGTGTTTCCCATTCCAGGCTTTGGGGGGTAACCCCTAGGAGTGCACTTACCGGGGGAAATGTTTTAgaaatttaaatacttttatattaaatgtttttgtagtacattttatgCTTAAGAATGACAATGACATTTTGGACATTACTAAAACATAAAAGCAGATTAGAGTAGGCCTTGGGTTGGAGTGAGTGTGAGACAAAGATTAGCTAGTCGAGAGCAAGCTTGGGAACTGGCTTAGTGTCTTGCCAAGGACACAGCAGTATAATTGTTCTTTATGAGAGTATACAAGGCAGTCACTGGCTGCAGTTACATGCACactctaaatcttatctgaTATTTGGAGTTGTAGGGTTTTAAATTACATgcaaacagcaaaatcatctgCTTTCTTTCTAATCATGGTCCCTCCAGTAATCTCAATTTGTGGTTTGTCATTCATATAATCTTTATAAAATGTttccagaaatcagatcatcagattttggtgtgcatgtgaacatcGCCACTGGCACGCTCTTAAAATAGAAACTCAACATAGAAGTTAGATTTTAGGCATCAGGTACTTTTGAGCACTCACCCTTCTTGAAAGCTTTGACAAAGTCTCTCAGCACATCGGAGTCCATTTCCTCTGGCTCCATGGCATACTTCTTGCCTCCATCACCCAAAATACCAACATTGACTTCCTCTCCACTTTCACTCAGACCCAAGCTCTTCAACTCATCAGCATAGTCTTCCTCATCAGCAATGGCAAACGTGTACTCGGGGAAGTCCTTGGCCACCTCCAGCACTTTCGACCTCCAGAACTGTGTGGCTGATAGTACAACCCAGAGATTAATGCACAATATGAATCTTAAATGAACTATAGTTTGTTTTGGGAACTTACCCTTTCTGTAGTCAAAGCTGAAGTCTACTCCATAGTAAACAACGACCAGTGGCCTTTTAGTGTAGCGTTTAGCGTCATTGCTGGGCTTCCTGTGCCCCACCAGAGGAACAATGTGCTTTTTGAAGAATTCTTGGACCTCTGAAACTGATGTAGAACCCTATAGGAATAAGGGTTTATGGTTAAAGAAATTAGATTACTGATACAAGTATATAAAATGAATAGCAAGTGATGAAATTGTCAATACCTGCATTGTTAAGGTGTGCTGGGCAGGTTCATACTTTGAGCGGAATTTCTCAGGGTGAGCGATGATAATCTGACCAGGTGAAGCTTTAAGCATTTTGGCCACTTCTGAGCTGAAAGTGTGTCTAAAGGTGAAGTCCTCCCGCAAAGCATTACCTGTCACAAAAAATATTTGATTTCTCTCATACTTCCTTATCTGAATATAGTGCCCCCTACCCACATCCCCGAACAGTGCAACTTACAGGCCTCATTGTAAATCTCAAAAGTTGCATCTTCTTCACTGGAGAAAACACCCACAATCACAGCATCATCTCCATCTTTAATCAGCTCCTGAACCTGCTTTACAGTTTGAACCTGCTTAGATGGAGGGCCTGACTGCTCGCTCATGTAGTCAACAATGCCTACAATAAAGAAAtcaaaattaatatttaaaaaagcaggaaaaaaaagttaaataaaagtttaaacccACCATATTTTTCTCTAGGTCCGTTGTACTCAAATGCCTTGCCCTTCCTGAAGATCTTAAGAGTGGGATATCCCGTAACATCAAAACGAGACGCCAGCTCATTTTCCACAGTGGCATCCACTTTGGCGAGGGGGATGGGGGGCGTGCGCTTGCTCAGTTCCTGAGCTGCCTTTTCATATTCCGGAGCCAATCGCTTACAGTGTCCACACCTGgaagaaaattgtaaaaatatgaaagcCATGTTGCCTTAAGAAATCCTAGAGTGTGTATGATGATGGAGGACGCACCATGGGGCATAAAACTCCACTAGGATGATGTCTGCATTGTTAACAATGTCATCAAAATTGTCTTTTGTCAGGACCAGTGTTGCCTCAGGTGGAGGTTTCCAGCCAGGGTGAGCAACCTCTTTGACTCGTTCAACAATAGCTACAACAGAAGAGCCTTATTTTTCACCTGAAGTATTACtaataattaaatgaaatagTAATGTGCATAAACTCATCACACCTGTCTCTGTTCTGGCTCCATCATACTCCACAGGCTCTCCCTTTTTCAGAATCTTGATAGTGGGATAGCCCGACACCTCAAACCTACTGGCCAGATCAGTTGCCACAGTGGCGTCTACTTTGGCCACAGGAATGGGCGGGTCATTCTCCTTCAAAGTCTGTGCGATTTTCTCATACTCAGGAGCAAACTGCTTGCAATGACCACACCTAGAAGACAGTCAAATAAGTAATGCAAATACTCGAGTCACAtctgatttagttttatttatgcaAAGATGTTTTCAGAAAGAGTAAACTAAACTCACCATGGAGCATAAAACTCCACTAACACAGTGTCCTTGCCCTCCATGAAAGTGTCAAAGTTGTTGTCGTTCAGGACCAGAACTCCATTCTCCTCATTCACCTCCGTGtcttcatcttcatcctcctcatcatcactctcctcctcctcaggttcctcctctgccacatgatctataaaaaaataattcaacTCTTACAATTAAACAACCACTACTGGTTTTATtagttaaattaaattattaaaatgcatttaaagtgaAAGTATGAGTCATGATTATACTATTCCTGGATATAGTCTAAATAAGTGAAcaaatactgtggaacttcATTGTTGACATTAGCTCTGTGCAGCCTGTTAGCTTACGTGCTAACTGCCAGACTAACTAGGCTAGCGTTAGCAATCTCTATAGAAACACTTCCAAAAAGCCTAGTTACAGACTAATCTTGTTTGTAATAGTCTTTTATCCACATCATTTGTTATAACTCAGACACAGCGTGGTGAAAACGAGTCTTACCTTCTTCACACCTGCTGACAGATGCAAAATGTGCAACGCCGAGCAGCACAATCAAGAGCAGCGCGAGCTTTCTCATTGTCCACCGCAGACGGCCGCTAACCGTGAGTTTTATCAGTACGTGGCTGAATAACCAGCTAAATGATGAATGTCATCAAATCACTGCCGTATTACAGACCCGATGCACGGATCAATACTGCTGCGGCGAACACTTTAGGTTCATACAAACTAATCACTCCTGCCTCACGCCGCCTGCGTCTGAAACTTGTCTGACTTGCCACGTTCTGATTGGTCCGCACGTGcagctctcagccaatcagagcccgCCACTCAAGTCCTGACTTTGAGACGTTGTGGGACACTATTGGGTCTTTCATTCAATAATGTGTCCTTATCACAACCTGTGCTGTTCACGTTACAAAATGTCTACAAAGAGAAGTACATGAAAAACCTACACTGTATCATCAAATAAGTAAAGACCCAACACAGCCCACTCTAAACAAATCTATTCTCAACAGCCTGTAACAAACATTAATTTACTTTGACAGCTCTCACTCAGTTCTCATTGGTTTTATTTCAGCATCATGCATACAACAGTCTAAAGACATATTACAGTACTCAATATTTAGGCGTATAACTTGATGTGGTTAATTCTAAGTTCATCATAAATCTATTGTTCATTATGGACGAGCACTTCCACAATCACTTCTGCAGATTCGGCTtggtgtgatgtgagggtaaaCTGTCCCTTTAATGTATCCATGTCtctttcttctgtgtttttgtcacatttcattTCACCGTGATGTATTTGATTTGACAGAGTGATCCCTTCTGAAATCTCATCTCCTTTTTCGCCGTTTGGAGGAAGATGATCGAGCTGTGGTCCAGACCTGCGGATGTCAATGGAAAAGACACAGGTAAGTTTAATGTGGCCGGGAAATATTAATTTActgaaactatttttttttcttacgtTTCTGAAGATGATGAGGGGAAGGGTTGTGCCATTTCCAACTCCAGAAAGTCCTAATAAAATATTGTGTATACTGTGTATagtattgtttcttttttaagtatttattgaTCCAGTCAagttacaaaattaaaatgtactaacaaaaaaaaaaaaatgcagtttaacagtggtggaaggtagcAAAGAACAAGTAAGTAGaatatttaggtatctgtacttactttaataagtacattttacagtgaatactttttacttttacttcgctaCATTTGAGTGCCgatgtctgtactttctactccaaagtgaaaagtactttttatatgatttgaaaggttatttttaccatgtttgtggtaacatctgactaaagtttttgagttcaagctttggctttgagagaataaaaataaatacacaaaattcatgagataAATTAAGAAAGTGATtcatattgctactgttgaccaaaatatgcataCGTTTTTAATTAATATCACTAAATTTAACAAAAGGTTTATTTACaggcacttaaatacttttacttcagttgatattttcatgtgatacttttacttaagtaacaaaactgagtacttgttccaccactgcttttcAAACATACACTGCGATCGCATTTACAAAAAGCGTCTGTAAGATGGTTATAAGTGTTTCTAAATAGTTTACCAACGCTAGAtcctctttttttgtttttacctgtGTCTCAAATTTGGATGGGTCCTGCCTTGGTGAAATGGGACTGTCTTCTCTATAGACTCCAGTTTGATCAGACAGGGCGTCAAGCTTAAACAACAGTTCGTCCAATACGCTTTCAAACTGCTCAAAGTAATAGGTCTGAAAAATAGATATACAACATAGATAGTATAAGTTAGAATATTACACCCAACACAGTATCAGATATCtgctttactttgttttttctcaCCTTTCTCTCTATGTTATGGTCTATATGTGCTGACCGAGTCCATATAGAAAATAGCTTCTTTTTTATGTATCGAACCAAGTCAGCCATAGTGAAAATGTTTCTCCTTCTACGCAGACTTTTTACAGACAAACCCACAACATTTATAACCTATAGGGAAACacaagttaaattaa from Periophthalmus magnuspinnatus isolate fPerMag1 chromosome 20, fPerMag1.2.pri, whole genome shotgun sequence harbors:
- the pdia4 gene encoding protein disulfide-isomerase A4, with amino-acid sequence MRKLALLLIVLLGVAHFASVSRCEEDHVAEEEPEEEESDDEEDEDEDTEVNEENGVLVLNDNNFDTFMEGKDTVLVEFYAPWCGHCKQFAPEYEKIAQTLKENDPPIPVAKVDATVATDLASRFEVSGYPTIKILKKGEPVEYDGARTETAIVERVKEVAHPGWKPPPEATLVLTKDNFDDIVNNADIILVEFYAPWCGHCKRLAPEYEKAAQELSKRTPPIPLAKVDATVENELASRFDVTGYPTLKIFRKGKAFEYNGPREKYGIVDYMSEQSGPPSKQVQTVKQVQELIKDGDDAVIVGVFSSEEDATFEIYNEACNALREDFTFRHTFSSEVAKMLKASPGQIIIAHPEKFRSKYEPAQHTLTMQGSTSVSEVQEFFKKHIVPLVGHRKPSNDAKRYTKRPLVVVYYGVDFSFDYRKATQFWRSKVLEVAKDFPEYTFAIADEEDYADELKSLGLSESGEEVNVGILGDGGKKYAMEPEEMDSDVLRDFVKAFKKGKLKPIIKSQPLPKNNKGPVKVVVGKTFEEIVMDPQKDVLIEFYAPWCGHCKKLEPDYLALGKKYKGQKNLVIAKMDATANDVPNESYKAEGFPTIYFAPSNNKQNPVKHEGGDRTVEGLSKFIEKHSTKLVKDEL
- the si:ch211-217a12.1 gene encoding alanine aminotransferase 2-like; the encoded protein is MSQQHAVNGVLPKGKVLTLETMNPNVKKVEYAVRGPIVQRAVQLEKELREGAKKPFTEVIRANIGDAHAMGQKPITFLRQVLALCAYPDLLEDNKFPEDAKQRARRILAACGGQSIGAYSASPGIECIRQDVSRYIEKRDGGIPSNPDNIYLSTGASDAIVTILKLLICGEGRGRTGVMISIPQYPLYSAALADLGAVQINYYLDEDKCWSLDVNELKRAINEARQHCNPRVLCIINPGNPTGQVQSRECIEQVIRFAKEENLFLMADEVYQDNVYADGCKFHSFKKVLFEMGPEYSSTVELASFHSTSKCYMGECGFRGGYMEVINMDPDVKTQLTKLVSVRLCPPVPGQALLDLVVNPPQPDEPSYNTFIKERTAVLAALAEKARMTEEMFNTIPGFTCNPVQGAMYTFPRISLPAKAIDKAKEEGKVPDMYYCMRLLEEEGICLVPGSGFGQRDGTYHFRMTILPPAEKLKIVLDKIKNFHIRFTEEFS